A single Wolbachia endosymbiont (group A) of Bibio marci DNA region contains:
- a CDS encoding cell division protein FtsQ/DivIB, giving the protein MLSNVTRSQRSFLRKCALVIITALFLTLILYSSLDKIINRFNYYFTWYNDCLSSLLLSSGFSIDEVVVSGNKFTNKKDILSLTDRMQPILYISLSKLAGNIQSVSRWIKYVRVHRILPNTLHINIDEHKPFALWKDNNKTSVIDFEGKVIIDDYPIDDLVVITGQNSLSNLEFVKDVLESKAQLSDHISSFAYIGNRRWNIILDNDSTVKLPEDNPYSAWDYLNHLQNTTDFTFSNWSIIDMRITDKIFVKR; this is encoded by the coding sequence ATGTTGAGCAATGTTACTAGAAGCCAAAGGAGTTTTTTGCGTAAGTGTGCCTTGGTTATTATCACAGCACTTTTTCTTACGCTAATACTCTACAGCTCACTTGATAAAATAATAAATCGATTTAATTACTACTTTACTTGGTATAATGACTGCCTATCCAGTTTATTACTCAGTAGTGGATTTTCAATCGACGAAGTAGTCGTGAGCGGCAATAAATTTACAAACAAAAAGGATATTCTAAGTTTGACAGATAGAATGCAACCTATCCTGTATATATCACTTTCAAAACTTGCCGGTAACATACAATCCGTAAGCAGATGGATAAAATACGTAAGAGTTCACAGAATTTTGCCCAATACTCTACACATTAATATAGATGAGCATAAACCGTTCGCTCTCTGGAAAGATAATAACAAAACTTCGGTAATTGATTTCGAAGGCAAAGTGATCATAGATGACTATCCAATAGATGATCTTGTTGTAATTACAGGACAAAACTCGTTATCAAACCTAGAATTTGTTAAAGATGTGTTAGAGAGTAAAGCTCAATTAAGTGACCACATTTCTTCTTTTGCTTATATAGGGAATAGAAGATGGAATATCATACTTGATAACGATTCCACAGTGAAACTGCCTGAAGATAACCCTTATAGTGCATGGGACTATTTAAACCACTTGCAAAATACAACTGATTTTACTTTCAGCAATTGGAGTATTATTGATATGCGTATTACTGATAAAATTTTTGTGAAGAGGTGA
- the guaB gene encoding IMP dehydrogenase, producing MKKMEACYSFDDILLLPAYSDILPYDADTKTYLTNSIELNIPLISSAMDTVTESGFAIAIAQHGGIGCIHKNLSIDEQVLEVRKVKKYESWIVYNPITISPDKTVAEAISLMREHNYSGIPVVDQRKLVGILTNRDVRFIEDQNMNVKVSEVMTKDKLVTVREQGVNSASAMKLLHENRIEKLLVVDENSCCIGLITVKDIEKYNRYPNSCKDSKRRLRVAAAIGTGKKDGIERCEALIGEEVDVVVVDTAHGHSENVINTIREIKKMYPNTQLIGGNIATKEAAEALIDAGVDAVKVGIGPGSICTTRIVTGVGVPQFSAIKNVAEACRARNVRLIADGGVKYSGDVAKAIAVGADSVMIGSIFAGTDESPGEIIMYKGRAYKGYRGMGSISAMKRGSASRYFQDKDSKLKLVPQGVEGRVPFKGPASGVIHQLIGGLQAAMGYTGNRNIEEMKKNCKFVTITASGLRESHAHDVVITQEAPNYAYQTSNLSTDSE from the coding sequence ATGAAAAAAATGGAAGCTTGTTATTCGTTTGACGATATACTTCTTTTGCCAGCCTATTCTGATATATTACCTTACGATGCAGATACAAAAACTTATTTAACAAACAGTATAGAACTAAATATCCCTCTCATATCCTCTGCAATGGATACTGTTACTGAATCGGGCTTTGCAATAGCTATTGCCCAACATGGAGGGATAGGTTGCATACATAAGAATTTATCAATAGATGAACAAGTTTTAGAAGTGAGAAAGGTGAAAAAATATGAAAGTTGGATCGTATATAACCCAATTACGATTTCACCGGATAAAACAGTTGCGGAAGCAATTTCATTAATGAGAGAGCACAATTATTCTGGCATTCCTGTAGTTGATCAACGCAAGTTAGTTGGAATTTTAACTAACCGAGATGTGAGGTTTATTGAAGACCAGAACATGAATGTAAAAGTTTCCGAAGTGATGACAAAAGATAAGTTAGTGACAGTGCGGGAGCAGGGAGTAAATAGTGCCTCAGCAATGAAATTGTTGCATGAAAATAGAATAGAAAAGCTTTTGGTCGTAGATGAAAATTCTTGTTGTATAGGTTTAATTACGGTTAAAGACATTGAAAAATACAATAGATACCCAAATTCATGTAAAGACAGTAAAAGGCGGCTCAGAGTTGCCGCTGCAATTGGCACTGGTAAAAAAGATGGTATAGAAAGATGTGAAGCTTTGATCGGAGAAGAAGTTGATGTAGTAGTTGTGGATACTGCTCACGGTCATTCCGAAAACGTTATCAATACCATTAGGGAAATAAAAAAGATGTATCCTAATACGCAATTAATTGGCGGAAACATTGCAACAAAGGAGGCTGCTGAAGCGTTGATTGATGCGGGTGTTGACGCAGTGAAGGTTGGAATAGGACCAGGATCAATCTGTACAACCAGAATAGTTACAGGTGTTGGTGTGCCACAATTCTCTGCAATCAAGAATGTTGCAGAGGCGTGTAGAGCAAGAAACGTCAGACTAATTGCTGATGGTGGGGTAAAATACTCAGGAGATGTTGCAAAAGCTATTGCAGTTGGTGCTGACTCTGTGATGATTGGTTCGATTTTTGCTGGCACTGACGAAAGCCCAGGTGAGATTATCATGTATAAGGGCAGAGCATATAAAGGCTATCGAGGAATGGGATCTATTAGTGCAATGAAACGAGGTTCAGCTAGCCGTTATTTTCAAGATAAAGATTCAAAACTCAAATTAGTTCCACAAGGAGTGGAAGGAAGAGTTCCATTCAAAGGTCCGGCTTCAGGAGTAATCCATCAGTTGATTGGCGGATTGCAAGCTGCAATGGGATATACCGGTAACAGGAATATAGAAGAAATGAAGAAAAACTGCAAATTTGTGACTATTACTGCATCAGGATTAAGAGAGAGTCATGCTCATGATGTAGTCATTACACAAGAAGCTCCAAATTACGCTTATCAAACGTCCAATTTGTCAACCGATTCAGAGTAG
- the fsa gene encoding fructose-6-phosphate aldolase: protein MEIFLDSVDLNEIKELKEFIDGITTNPSLIAKSGRKDKYEDLVREICSIIKGPVSVEVVADKHEEMIKEGLNLAKIADNVVVKLPLTYEGLISCKKLWTEHKIPVNITLCFSPGQALLAAKAGACFISPFVGRLDDISYDGLSLIEDICTIYSNYGFDTKVLVASVRSPAHVIEAARLGADSITVPAKVLRQLINHPLTDQGLAIFEKDWGAK from the coding sequence ATGGAAATTTTTCTTGATAGCGTTGATTTAAATGAAATTAAAGAACTAAAGGAGTTCATTGACGGCATAACAACTAATCCTTCTTTAATAGCAAAGTCCGGGCGTAAAGATAAATACGAGGATTTAGTGCGTGAAATATGCTCTATTATAAAAGGGCCTGTTAGTGTTGAAGTTGTCGCTGACAAGCATGAAGAGATGATCAAAGAAGGTCTTAACTTAGCTAAAATAGCTGATAATGTTGTGGTAAAATTGCCCCTTACATATGAAGGATTAATTTCTTGTAAAAAATTGTGGACAGAGCATAAAATACCTGTTAACATCACATTATGTTTTTCTCCTGGACAAGCACTGCTTGCCGCTAAGGCCGGTGCTTGTTTTATTTCTCCCTTTGTTGGTCGCCTTGATGATATAAGCTATGATGGCTTATCGCTAATAGAAGATATATGTACTATATATTCTAATTACGGTTTTGATACTAAAGTTCTTGTTGCATCAGTGAGAAGCCCAGCACATGTAATAGAAGCTGCAAGGCTTGGTGCTGATTCAATTACTGTGCCAGCAAAAGTACTTAGACAATTAATTAATCACCCACTTACTGACCAAGGGCTAGCAATATTTGAAAAAGACTGGGGTGCAAAATAA
- a CDS encoding F0F1 ATP synthase subunit epsilon codes for MNTFKAQFFSPDDQISFSGVVSLSVTGLEGELMILAHHAPYLIYLLPGMITVKMSNQTGKKVVIDSGVLEVANNNCSIITSQIQVFDRAIHDEKSFKNKRISIYLSYLDEKFLS; via the coding sequence ATGAATACTTTTAAAGCGCAATTTTTCTCTCCTGACGATCAAATTTCATTCAGTGGAGTGGTTTCTCTTTCAGTAACTGGGCTCGAAGGGGAGCTTATGATTTTAGCTCACCATGCTCCTTACTTAATTTATTTATTGCCTGGTATGATTACTGTTAAAATGAGTAACCAAACAGGAAAGAAGGTTGTAATTGATAGTGGCGTATTAGAAGTTGCAAATAATAATTGTAGCATTATAACAAGTCAAATTCAGGTTTTTGATCGTGCAATTCATGATGAGAAATCGTTTAAAAATAAGAGAATTAGTATATATTTAAGTTATCTTGATGAGAAGTTTCTTTCTTAG
- the atpD gene encoding F0F1 ATP synthase subunit beta, translating to MNIGRAIKVTQAVVDIKFEGELPKIFNALKSKLKYKDKELVLEVSQHIGDNIVRCIAMDSTDGMSRGDEFFDTGAPISVPIGRSTLGRIFNVVGELIDECGPLKGKYNLESIHRAPPSFTEQRIQEEVLVTGIKVIDLLAPYLKGGKIGLFGGAGVGKTVLIMELINNIAKAHKGFSVFAGVGERTREGNDLYHEMITSNVININEHEKSQAVLVYGQMNEPPGARARVALTALTMAEYFRDRENQDVLFFVDNIFRFTQAGSEISALLGRIPSAVGYQPTLATDMGAMQERIASTTSGSITSVQAIYVPADDLTDPAPATTFSHLDATTVLSRQIAEMGIYPAVDPLDSTSQSLSAEIIGEEHYKVASEVKRILQTYKSLQDIIAILGMDELSDEDKIIVDRARKIQKFLSQPFHVAEIFTGMPGKFVSLSDTVSSFKEIVEGKYDHLPEAAFYMVGNVDEAIKKAELIQAEAK from the coding sequence ATGAATATAGGTAGAGCGATTAAGGTAACTCAAGCAGTTGTTGATATAAAATTTGAAGGTGAATTGCCTAAAATATTTAATGCTTTAAAAAGCAAACTAAAATATAAGGATAAGGAGCTGGTTTTAGAAGTTTCGCAGCATATAGGTGACAATATAGTTCGTTGTATTGCTATGGATAGCACAGATGGCATGTCAAGGGGGGATGAATTTTTTGATACAGGTGCACCAATATCTGTGCCAATTGGGCGTTCAACTTTAGGAAGGATTTTTAATGTTGTTGGAGAGCTTATAGATGAGTGTGGTCCACTGAAGGGAAAATATAACTTAGAGTCTATACACAGAGCACCTCCAAGTTTTACTGAACAGAGAATACAGGAAGAAGTTTTAGTTACGGGAATAAAAGTTATAGATCTTCTTGCACCTTATCTTAAAGGAGGAAAAATTGGCTTATTTGGTGGAGCCGGTGTTGGTAAAACAGTCCTGATAATGGAATTAATTAATAATATAGCAAAAGCTCATAAAGGATTTTCTGTGTTTGCCGGGGTAGGGGAGAGAACACGTGAAGGTAACGATCTTTATCACGAGATGATCACTTCAAATGTAATAAATATAAATGAGCATGAAAAATCTCAAGCTGTTTTGGTTTATGGTCAGATGAATGAGCCTCCTGGAGCAAGGGCTAGAGTTGCTTTAACAGCACTTACTATGGCAGAGTATTTTCGTGACCGTGAAAACCAAGATGTTCTGTTTTTTGTGGATAATATCTTCCGTTTTACACAAGCTGGTTCTGAAATTTCTGCTTTACTTGGAAGAATACCGTCAGCTGTTGGTTATCAGCCAACCCTTGCAACTGATATGGGTGCAATGCAAGAAAGAATAGCTTCAACAACTTCTGGCTCTATTACTTCTGTGCAAGCTATATATGTTCCTGCGGACGATTTAACTGATCCAGCCCCAGCAACTACATTCTCTCATCTTGATGCCACCACAGTGTTGTCAAGGCAAATAGCTGAAATGGGAATATACCCTGCTGTTGATCCACTTGATTCAACTTCTCAGTCTTTATCTGCTGAAATCATTGGTGAAGAACATTATAAGGTAGCTTCTGAGGTGAAACGTATATTGCAAACTTATAAATCACTGCAAGATATTATCGCAATACTTGGTATGGATGAGCTATCTGATGAAGATAAAATTATTGTTGATAGGGCTCGTAAGATTCAGAAATTTCTTTCTCAACCTTTTCACGTTGCAGAAATATTTACTGGTATGCCTGGTAAATTTGTTTCACTTTCTGATACTGTTTCCAGTTTTAAAGAGATTGTTGAAGGTAAATATGATCACTTACCAGAGGCTGCTTTTTATATGGTGGGGAATGTAGATGAAGCAATAAAAAAGGCTGAATTAATACAAGCTGAAGCTAAATAA
- the pstC gene encoding phosphate ABC transporter permease subunit PstC: MNSVIVIPVLLILLFCLSRFQEVNKVKSYLYLSCVWMLTWLLVLYNNCFVTFISIALLFFMLAFIFKNKRNKIIKLSLFVALAISFFITLFIMLSIFIQSINFFNKVAISEFLFCLKWGHNVVTINEEKVGCFGIAPLLVGTLLITIIAMLVVVPLGLFSAIYISEYASEKVRYIVNTTLQILSAIPTVVYGYFAVVFLSFFIKQVANFFGLSIHSESALVAGLSIGIMILPFIISLLEDAIRSVPKSLRYGFMALGATPAETIWHITIPYAMPTILSAILLSISRVIGETMIVLMAVGINANLTFNPLNSVTTITVQIATLFTGDQDFNSVQTLAAYALSLVLFIITWLLNAFALFVMKRN; encoded by the coding sequence ATGAATTCGGTGATAGTCATACCTGTCCTACTAATCCTTTTATTTTGTCTTAGTAGGTTTCAAGAGGTAAATAAGGTTAAATCTTATCTATATCTTAGTTGTGTATGGATGCTAACTTGGTTGTTAGTACTCTATAATAATTGTTTTGTAACTTTTATTTCTATAGCGTTACTTTTTTTCATGCTTGCTTTTATCTTTAAAAATAAAAGAAATAAGATAATAAAACTTTCGTTATTTGTGGCTTTGGCCATATCATTTTTTATCACTTTATTTATAATGCTATCTATTTTTATTCAATCCATTAATTTTTTTAATAAAGTAGCTATTTCAGAATTCTTGTTTTGCTTAAAATGGGGCCACAATGTAGTCACTATCAATGAAGAGAAGGTAGGATGTTTTGGTATAGCGCCGCTTTTAGTAGGTACATTACTTATAACTATTATAGCAATGTTAGTTGTCGTTCCGCTTGGTTTATTTTCTGCAATATATATTAGTGAATATGCGAGTGAGAAAGTGCGTTATATTGTTAATACAACTTTGCAAATTTTGTCTGCTATTCCTACGGTTGTATATGGATATTTCGCGGTTGTGTTTTTGTCTTTCTTTATAAAGCAGGTAGCAAATTTTTTTGGTTTAAGTATACACTCAGAAAGTGCCTTAGTTGCCGGTTTATCGATTGGGATAATGATTCTTCCTTTTATTATTTCTTTACTCGAAGATGCCATAAGATCTGTTCCAAAAAGCTTGCGTTATGGCTTCATGGCACTTGGCGCAACTCCAGCGGAAACTATATGGCATATAACAATACCTTATGCAATGCCTACAATTTTAAGTGCAATTTTATTGTCAATTTCAAGAGTGATAGGTGAAACAATGATTGTGCTAATGGCTGTGGGAATCAACGCAAATTTGACTTTTAACCCTCTTAATTCAGTTACTACCATTACCGTGCAGATCGCTACATTATTTACCGGAGATCAGGATTTCAATAGTGTACAAACTCTTGCTGCTTATGCGCTTAGCTTAGTATTGTTTATTATTACTTGGCTATTAAATGCATTTGCATTGTTTGTAATGAAGCGTAACTAG
- the rpmH gene encoding 50S ribosomal protein L34 — MKRTFQPKNLIRKRRHGFRSRMATRAGRKILNRRRSLGCNKLCA; from the coding sequence ATGAAGAGAACATTTCAACCAAAAAATTTGATAAGAAAGCGCAGACATGGATTTCGTTCACGTATGGCAACAAGAGCTGGAAGAAAAATCCTTAATAGGCGCCGTTCATTAGGGTGTAACAAATTATGCGCATAG
- a CDS encoding methyltransferase domain-containing protein — MKSNLSFIKNVALNCMSKLIGVLNIKKVKHFIVNKYNTLHKEMTVLLEKSKNLLNTNIEIGLYHFYKGSISDAKLRFWLISIFYPHLPIVWYNIGRCHFAVGNTNKAYNYLTKALKLDSDHEEASYYIKKMTNSAPITELPKNLIRQYFDYTGEYFVEHWLIAKQYKGHELVHMIITKIFNNSTSELNILDLGCGTGICGHFLKINSIGNHITGIDISSRMLNIARGCFIKGKPVYNELIHMEMKEFLKQEKNQQYDVIIFAEVLHYLHDFQEELELAKRSTSKKGVIVCLIRRKEGEGIDFVNKGDYFRHSESYVQHVAKEINMQISYMSYCKIYGSQVDGILFALQHQQENPKNLT, encoded by the coding sequence ATGAAAAGTAATCTCTCTTTTATAAAAAACGTTGCTTTAAATTGTATGTCTAAGCTCATTGGCGTATTAAATATTAAGAAAGTAAAACACTTCATTGTGAACAAATATAATACTCTTCATAAAGAAATGACAGTGCTTCTTGAAAAATCTAAAAACCTGTTAAATACCAACATTGAAATCGGTTTATATCACTTTTATAAAGGCAGCATATCAGATGCAAAGTTACGATTTTGGTTAATTAGCATATTTTACCCCCATCTACCTATAGTCTGGTATAACATCGGAAGGTGTCATTTTGCGGTAGGAAATACTAACAAAGCTTATAATTATTTAACAAAGGCACTAAAATTAGATAGTGACCACGAGGAGGCGTCTTACTATATAAAAAAAATGACAAACTCAGCGCCTATTACAGAATTGCCAAAAAACCTCATAAGACAATATTTTGATTATACAGGTGAATATTTTGTTGAGCATTGGTTGATTGCTAAACAGTATAAAGGGCATGAACTTGTACACATGATAATTACAAAAATCTTCAACAACTCCACTTCTGAGCTCAATATACTTGACCTTGGTTGTGGAACTGGAATATGTGGTCATTTCTTGAAAATAAATAGTATTGGAAACCACATAACAGGAATTGACATTTCAAGTAGAATGCTAAATATTGCAAGAGGATGCTTTATAAAAGGTAAGCCTGTTTACAATGAATTAATACATATGGAAATGAAAGAGTTTCTTAAACAAGAGAAAAACCAGCAGTATGATGTAATTATCTTTGCTGAAGTGCTACATTATCTACATGACTTTCAAGAAGAGTTGGAATTAGCAAAAAGATCTACGAGCAAAAAAGGAGTTATTGTATGTTTAATAAGAAGAAAGGAAGGTGAAGGTATTGATTTTGTAAACAAAGGAGACTATTTTCGTCATTCAGAAAGTTATGTTCAACATGTTGCAAAAGAAATAAATATGCAAATAAGTTATATGAGTTACTGTAAAATATATGGCAGTCAGGTTGACGGTATCTTGTTTGCATTACAGCATCAACAAGAAAATCCGAAAAACCTAACTTAA
- a CDS encoding ribonucleoside-diphosphate reductase subunit alpha, with protein MNNITINYAKDSKLTDFGKAVLSDRYLIENESYQDLFIRIANYYSDNKEHAQRLYDYMSNLWFMPSTPILSNGGTKRGLPISCFLNETEDSLQGIVDLWNENVWLAARGGGIGSYWGNLRSIGESVKGSGKTSGIVPFIVVQNALTLAISQGSLRRGSSAVYLPVFHPEIEEFLDLRKPTGGDPNRKALNIHHAVIVTDKFMQAVENDQEWNLISPHNNKVISTVKARDIWIKILTARVETGEPYIIFLDATNNNKPESYKKLNLDIKMSNLCSEITLTTGYDHLNKLRTAVCCLSSVNLEYYEEWKDNKLFIEDIMRFLDNVLEDFINKAPNEMQRAKYSAARERSIGLGVMGFHSFLQSKMVPFESVTAQQWNKKIFKYLREQADIVSKKLAEEKGACPDAKEVDLMERFTHKLAIAPTASISIIAGNTSPGIEPYAANVFIQKTLTGSFVVRNKFLQKLLAEKNQDNDKVWSSISTNEGSVQHLDFLSEHEKLTFKTAYELEQRWIIEHASDRTSYICQSQSVNLFLPANVHKRYLHKIHMLAWKKGLKSLYYCRSQSMQRADKVSHDIFKKSEILQQKTDIDYDECLSCQ; from the coding sequence ATGAATAACATTACTATTAATTACGCAAAGGATAGCAAATTAACCGATTTTGGAAAAGCAGTTCTATCAGACAGGTATTTAATAGAAAATGAAAGTTATCAAGACCTCTTCATACGTATTGCCAATTACTACTCTGATAATAAAGAACATGCGCAGCGTCTTTATGACTACATGAGCAACTTGTGGTTCATGCCTTCAACACCAATACTCAGCAATGGTGGCACTAAGAGAGGGTTACCTATCTCTTGCTTTCTTAATGAAACCGAAGACAGCTTGCAGGGAATAGTTGACTTATGGAATGAAAATGTTTGGCTTGCTGCACGTGGAGGAGGCATAGGTAGTTATTGGGGAAATTTACGTTCAATTGGTGAGAGTGTAAAAGGCAGTGGTAAAACATCAGGAATTGTTCCATTTATTGTAGTGCAAAATGCTCTAACGCTTGCAATTAGTCAGGGATCCTTAAGGCGAGGAAGTTCAGCAGTTTATCTTCCTGTATTCCATCCGGAGATAGAAGAGTTTCTGGATTTACGTAAGCCAACAGGCGGTGACCCAAATCGCAAAGCGTTAAATATACATCATGCTGTAATAGTAACAGATAAATTTATGCAGGCTGTTGAGAATGATCAAGAATGGAATTTAATAAGCCCTCACAACAATAAGGTTATTTCAACTGTAAAAGCGCGGGATATATGGATCAAAATACTAACAGCAAGAGTTGAAACTGGAGAACCTTACATTATTTTCCTTGATGCAACAAATAACAATAAGCCAGAATCTTACAAAAAGCTCAACTTAGACATCAAGATGTCAAATCTATGCAGTGAAATAACTTTAACCACAGGTTATGATCACCTGAATAAGTTACGCACTGCTGTGTGTTGTCTATCATCCGTAAATCTTGAGTACTACGAAGAATGGAAAGACAATAAACTCTTCATAGAAGATATAATGCGTTTCCTTGATAATGTATTGGAAGATTTTATAAATAAAGCACCGAATGAAATGCAGCGAGCAAAATATTCTGCAGCCAGAGAACGCAGTATTGGTCTTGGTGTGATGGGTTTTCATTCATTTTTACAAAGCAAAATGGTTCCTTTTGAATCAGTAACAGCACAACAATGGAATAAAAAAATATTTAAGTATTTACGCGAGCAAGCAGATATAGTTTCTAAAAAATTGGCAGAAGAAAAGGGGGCATGTCCTGATGCCAAAGAAGTTGATCTAATGGAAAGGTTTACACACAAGCTCGCTATTGCTCCTACTGCCTCGATCTCCATTATTGCAGGCAATACCTCTCCTGGAATAGAACCATATGCAGCAAACGTATTCATACAAAAGACACTTACAGGCTCATTTGTAGTGCGAAATAAATTCTTGCAAAAACTATTAGCAGAAAAAAATCAAGACAATGATAAAGTATGGTCTTCAATTTCAACAAATGAGGGTTCCGTTCAGCATTTAGATTTTCTTAGTGAGCATGAAAAATTGACATTTAAAACAGCGTACGAGCTTGAACAAAGATGGATTATAGAACATGCAAGTGATAGAACTTCGTATATTTGCCAGTCTCAATCAGTAAATCTGTTCTTACCTGCCAACGTACATAAACGTTACTTGCACAAAATACACATGCTTGCTTGGAAAAAAGGATTGAAGAGCTTATATTACTGCAGATCACAATCAATGCAGAGAGCCGATAAGGTCTCGCATGACATATTCAAAAAAAGTGAAATATTGCAACAAAAAACAGATATTGACTACGATGAATGTTTGTCATGCCAATAG